Proteins found in one Miscanthus floridulus cultivar M001 chromosome 4, ASM1932011v1, whole genome shotgun sequence genomic segment:
- the LOC136548257 gene encoding uncharacterized protein yields the protein MAAFMRLHPPTFGSAEDDPLLADDWLHTIIKKLNVVRAIDKEKVILATHQLVGATAEWWENYQDATNEPEAITWQEFMEKFHEYHILEGIMEIKAEDFRSLRQGPMTVNQYIRKFMKLVQYAPEDVNSDKKK from the coding sequence ATGGCTGCATTCATGAGACTTCACCCACCAACATTTGGTAGTGCAGAAGATGACCCATTGTTAGCCGACGATTGGTTGCATACAATCATCAAGAAATTGAATGTAGTAAGAGCCATCGATAAAGAAAAAGTTATTCTAGCGACTCACCAACTAGTAGGAGCCACCGCTGAATGGTGGGAAAACTACCAAGATGCAACTAACGAGCCAGAAGCCATCACATGGCAAGAATTTATGGAGAAATTCCATGAATATCACATCCTAGAAGGAATCATGGAGATAAAGGCAGAAGATTTTCGTTCACTGAGACAGGGTCCAATGACAGTAAACCAGTACATCAGGAAGTTTATGAAGCTGGTGCAATATGCACCGGAAGATGTTAACTCCGACAAGAAGAAGTAA